The DNA window ATTATCAATCAGCGCATCCGCATTTCCAACGGCAGGAAGATTTCCCTGATGATGGGCTGCTATCTTCAGTATAAAACATCTTTCTTATAGCATAATCTCAACTCAGGAAAAAACATAATGGTACACACACTTGTAAGGGAACAGCAGCTGAACTGCGATATAGAAACGGCATGGAAGTTTTTTTCCTCTGCACATAACCTGTCCAAAATTACGCCTAAGGACATGAACTTCATTGTGCGGACACAGCTGGATAATGATGAAATTTATGAAGGTATGATCATAGACTATTACGTATCCCCGCTTTTCGGGATCAAAATGGAATGGCAAACCGAAATTACACAGGTTTCGTATCATAAAAGCTTTACCGATTTCCAGAAAAAAGGGCCGTACAAGCTGTGGAATCACCATCATGAATTTATAGAAAATGAAGATGGTGTTCTGATGAAAGACAGGGTAGACTATGAATTGCCGATGGGATTCCTGGGTGAAATTGCCCATAATATCCTTGTGAAAAAGAAAGTGGAGAATATTTTCAGCTACCGTCACCGGATACTGGAAGAAATGTTTAATAAAAAATAACCGTCATGAATTTTCTTATTGTTGTCATTACGTTTTTTACCATGGAAGGCATTACATGGCTCATTCATAAATACATCATGCACGGTTTGCTCTGGAAACTGCATAAGGACCACCATGACCACAGTAACGATGGCCATATGGAAAAAAATGACTATTTCTTTGTCATCTTTGCAGTGCCTACTATCGTCCTGATGTACCTGGGAACAATGCAGGGTTTCAAT is part of the Chryseobacterium camelliae genome and encodes:
- a CDS encoding SRPBCC family protein; protein product: MVHTLVREQQLNCDIETAWKFFSSAHNLSKITPKDMNFIVRTQLDNDEIYEGMIIDYYVSPLFGIKMEWQTEITQVSYHKSFTDFQKKGPYKLWNHHHEFIENEDGVLMKDRVDYELPMGFLGEIAHNILVKKKVENIFSYRHRILEEMFNKK